The nucleotide window TAGCAATAGTTGCACTTAGCTCTCTCAaagctgtttctctctcttccccctctccagGCTTTCCACATCCTACAGAAAGGGAAGATCCAGGCTCTGGCTGGTTATTTTAGAAGGCTGTGATCCATCAGGCACACCAAgctcagctctcctcctcctcctgctctgggtCCACAGCCCACCAACACGccagctgctgccaccccaAGCTCTTCCTTAGGGATGCAGCAACCCTAAAGCCACCAGTGGCCACCCAGTTCATATTTAAAAGCCTTTGGCTTCaggtcacttaaaaaaaataaattaaaaattaatatttaaagccAGGAGTGGGGAAGCCCTGAGCTGGCGAATGGGGAAGACCTGCATGCCCAGCAGGATGCTGGTTCTTGTCCCAGTAGCACTGGAAAAGCCTGGCTGGCAGCATGGGTGAGCCAGAATTATTGgtgtttttctccatttcatcCTTTCTCCCTGGTCAGGGTGCTTGGTGTGCTCAGGCAATGATGAGAGATGGAGCAGAGTCCCCCtggagaggaggctgcagaacCTGGAGGATCCTGGTGCCCCttggctgggagcagcactggggtggaaacacccccacccccattTTTGGGAACCACCAAGCAGCTTCCACAACCATCCCCCAAAAGGAGGAGACCCAGTCCCTGCAATAGGGACATCACCTCCCATGCCAGGGGCTCAAGCATCCTCCAGGCCAACCTGGGAGAGATGCTCCCAGCAGAGTTTCCCCTCACCTCAGCTCCAGCACCCCTGCAAAACCCTCCCCACCCAAAATCAGCCCCCTCTGAGCAATTCCTTTGGCAGGAACTGGGTTAAACTGGGCTCCCCCCTCCCAGGGGACATGTGTCTCCCATCACAGAGCCCTTGGCAGGTGTCAGGGCTCCTGCTGACAAGACCTTTGCTAAGAATAACTGTGTCCTGGTGGCATCTCCcatcctggagctgcagagtccctggggcagggtggaggaggagagctgggaaagccctggggggctgcaggcaccCCCAGCCCTTGGGAAGACCacggggggctgcagggagggggttgGTTAcccacagattatttttatgctcAACAGTCACAAtttgggggaggaaaggggggggaagtgtaaagaaggaaagaatgtgccttcttctttcccttcctatTGCtatgtttttcctcctctttttttttccagtggtgaAGTAGAAAATGGGGAGAGGAAAATCCCAAGCTggtttgtctttctttctttctttctttctttctttctttctttctttcttttttttttttttttttttttttttttttttttttttttttttttttttttcccctcccccttcctctaCTTCCATTGTTGAGTTTTGCTGAAGGGGCCTGGGGGAGCTGTCTGCACCTCAGTGATAATTCATGGACAGAGCTTTCATCTCCACAGCCCTCCCATCTAATGAATCCCAGCACTGGGATCCTTCAAAATgtagaataataattaaaaaagaaattaaagaaagaaagacagagcTGGAAactgaggagcagcacagccctccccAGGTGGCCACTATTAATTACTCCATTAGTATTAGGGATGTACAACCCTAAGACACACAGCAGGATTTCTCCAGATGAGATGCagggaaatattaaaaaaaagagttggtGGGGGGAGACTCGTCCTGGGCTGGGGACAAGGAGTGGGACACATGGAACTTGCTCAAAATCTTGGCCTGGTGCTGGGTGGGGGGAGCTCAGCAAGGGCTTCAGGGGGGCTGTAGGAACATTCTGGCCTTGGGCTGCACAAACAGCTGCCCCATGGCACATGCTAAGCACAAATCAGTGCCTGGAGCCAAGAGCCAGTTAAGTGCTATAAATAAAGCTGTTATCATCCCTGCCTCACTCACTGAGCAAGCTGGGCCATGGCACTTCCTCCCCAGCAGTATTTAAGGGTGATTTCTAGCCCAGAGGAGGCCAGGAGCTTGTCAGCATCCAcagctcaatgtcctttttcCATCCTGCCATTGATTTTGTGCTGGGCCAATAAATCCACTGGTTGCTTGTCCTGGGGACAGGTCAGGGActggcagggacacagccacTGGCCCAGCCAGGGAGAGCTGAGTTACCCCTGTGGCCTCATCCCAGGTTCTCCTCATCCCAGTGTTCCAGGGGGGGTAAAATCCCTTCTCATTCTGATTCCTGGTCCAGGTCCCAACCTGCAGccaccactgctctgctcctgccctccccaggcctgctccctctgctccctggttGGGAACCtgcaaaaggacagaaaaggatGGCTTTGTCCCCAGGTGGTGGCTATGGGACAGCAGCAAGCTCCTGGTCATCCTGTTGGGAGCTGAGCAGATAcctgggtgaggagggggcagcaggaTTGGCAGGGGGGTGatgggagaggggctgggggacagcAAGGACCTGCAGAAGggaagctgagcagaggaggagaatggaGAGGCAGCTCTCATcctgtcccagctcctcctAAATCATCCCAAGCCCCTGTCAGGCTCTCCAGGAGCCAGAGGagccaggaggctgcagctccccagggccGGGAGACTTTCCCGATTCTGTTTTGGTGCCGTTTAATGATGCTTGGCCGGgtctgggaggagaagggggaagaggagggcatggaggaggaggaggagaaggaggaagaggaggaggaggggccCATATGGAGATGCTTCTCCCGGAGAGAGGCAAGATGCTGAGCTGGCGTGAGACCGGGAGATCACCGAGGGCTGGGTTAGAGCCAAGCAATCAATGTGTGAAAATCCAGCCCAGGCGAGGAAGGTGAccttgggcaggcaggggagcTGCGGGAATTACACCCGGAGCTGCTCACCCGGGGAGGGAGGAGGCAAGGAGGAGAACGAGGGGGACAGGAGAGACGTGAGAGAGACGTGTGAGAGATGTGAGAGAGATCTgagcctggctgctgcagggccTGGGGAGAGCACAGCCAGGGATCCAGACAGGGACCCagccagggaggaggaggagaggagggaagtcAGTGCAGTCTGCTCCTCCCTGTCCATCCTTGCACACTCTGCACTGGGGGATGGAGCTCTTGGGAGGTACAAACCAGGCTGGGAGCATCCACTCTTCTCCACCCCCAGTGCtcccccatcccatctcatTTACTTCTCTCCAGCAACCAGGCTGCCACCATTGCCCATCAGTGGTGACTCTGaagccctgcagctcctgctgttgCTCAGCAAACCCTCCTGAGATCAGAGGAACGCTTTGCACAGCTCCAGCTTACAGATTCTAACGTGGGCTTGGTGCTAattcccttccccagctgcccaCTTGCTCCAGTGCTGTcccccagctgggctggcaggagtcCCATGTCTGTCCCACCAGAGCTCTGTGGCCCttccctaaccctaaccctaaccctaataACTGGGCAAGCCCATAAAGCCCCCACCACAGAAATGGCTTCAAACGGGGTGGTGAAAGCCAAGGGATTagctgggcagagctgcagccaccaGGAGATAGAGAAGAGCCAGGATTGCCACCTGCCCAGCCACCACCTAAGGGTGACAGGGGGGATGATTGGGCCATGGCCATGTTGCCAAGCTGTCCCATGGGCTGGGGGCTCAGCAGAGCCCCTCTGACCCCCACTTTCACCTCCTGGGGGGGTGGGCCAGGACCTCCTTGGGGTGTTTGAGGAGATCCTGgaggggcaggagaaggggctgggggtCCCACATTGCACTACATGGCagcttctttcctctccttggcAGCAGCAAGGACACCCCAGTCCCCAGCAGACTCATCCCAAagacacccccagctccctccagaGTTTTGCGGAAGACAAATCCCTGGTGCCCCAacccattccctcctccccagggctgtgtgAAGATCCCAGAGCCACAGAACATGAAGCAGAACAGCTGAATCTCAACTCTTGCCCAGCAAACTTCCCCCTCCCAGAGCCATTTCTCTTGGAAAAAGTTGGTTTCTGCAAAGCCaacatccccccctccccaggagccATCCGTCCACTCCCTGGCTCTTCTCCCACCCCAAACTGaccccttctcccctctgcagctccttttCATCCCTCCCCTGCCAACAGCCAACACCTGGGACACTCCCCAGCTTTCTGGTCCTGCCCAGATGTTCCAGCCACCCCACAAGGGATGGAAAGAGCAGGAGGAGTTTGCAGTCCTCAGGTTAAGGTCAGGAGTTTCCAAACTCTCTGCTTTGCCATCTAGTGGGATGAAGGCgaagggctggggctgcctggtgGGAAATATTGGCCAAGTCCATCCTGCTGAAGATCAGCCTGGCTTTCAGAGATCCTGTATCCCATGGGAGCAGTTGGGGTCACCAGGGGTAAAGGAAATTGTGGAGGTGtcagaaggggaggaggagagagctgggggtaGGTGAACAGGGGATGGATCCAGATGTTTCCAGGGTGAGATGACAACTCTGGTGATAAATCCTGGCATTTTAGTTCTAGCCTGAAAAGAAAGGCTGGAGGAGCTCCAAAATTCCCGTTCACCAAGGGTCCTGGCTTCCAGATCAACACAATCCATGTTTGAGTTGGGTTCTGAATGGAAGAGAAAGGCAAGGGGAGAGAGGTGGTGCAGGCAGAGATGCTCCATGGCACCTCTGCCCATGCTGTGCCCTGGACTCAGCAGGGTTGGGATAATGGTTGGGCTCAGTGATCCTAAAAGTCTTTCCCAACCAGATTagctctgtgattctgtgccaGCCAGGCAGGAGTGTCCCGTGGGGATTGTATCCTGCTCAGAGGGGAGAACCTGGACCTTGCAAGGTTTTCTCTTACTGCGCAACCCTGGACCTGGGGGATGTGGGCTGAGCTCAGTGGCTTCACTTGAGGATTTTGAATTCTCCAGGGATGTGTTATCCCTCTCATGCTATGTGTGTTTGTTATATGTGTATAAAAATATAGGGGATGAatacattatattttaaatatctcacCACTGGGCAGTAATTTTTGGGTGGTGAAAGCTGGGATGATATTTTAAGTGCCTGCAAGTGACTCTTTCCTGCTGGACCCAGGGCCTTTGGTGCAGGTTCTGGTGCTGGATAAGGGCTTTCTGGTGCTCTCACTGTTGAGGACAAGACACTGAAGGCATTTTTAAAGTCTTCATTTTATTAGAGctgcccatccccagctctgttTGCCCCAACCCTGAGCTCACCCCTGCACAGAGGCTCAGCTGGGGTTAAATCCATCTCCCCAAACCCCACGTTCTCCATGGGGCAGGGGGATCCAAAGGGTTTGGGGTGGGGGAATGGTGGGGTCTGGGAATTTTGGGCCATGGGGCTCAGAAGAAGTGTCCCGTGGGCAGGCGGGGGAGGCAGAAATAGGCACTGGGGAAGAGGCTGAGGTTGATGGGGTTCCCATCCAGGCGGAtgtcctccagctccctgcGGATCTGAGTGGGGGCTTGGCTGCTGCAGAATGTGTCCTCAGGCATGGTCTGGATGTTGTTGTTctgcagggaaaggggaaaatcagatgggggggaaaggaaaggggagaggaaaggggagaggaaaggggagaggaaaggggagaggaaaggggagaggaaaggggagaggaaaggggagaggaaaggggagaggaaaggggagaggaaaggggagaggaaaggggagaggaaaggggagaggaaaggggagaggaaaggggagaggaaaggggagaggaaagaagaagaaagggaagaatttGGGCTCAGGTactgcccagcctggctctgggtTTCTCTCACCTGGAGGTGCAGGGAGCGCAGGCTCTGGGGCAGGGGTGTTGGTATGTGATCCAGCTGGTTATCAGACAGATGGAGAAACTGCAGGTGCTTCAGGTTCTGtcaggaaaggggagagatAAACCCTTCTCCCTGTCCCACTCCAACCCTCTGCACCATCCCCATCACCCCTGGCCATGCTAGGTTTGAACTGAAACCATCCTGGATTCATCCATTGGGCCgacagccccagcacccacccgGAAAGCTTGGGGCTGGAGCCCGGTGCTGGGGATCCTGTTGAGTCGGGCATCCAGGTGGGTGATGGTGTGGGGCAGGTCGGGCAGAGCTCTCAGCTGGTTCTGGGGCAGGATCAgctcctgcaggctggggagcaggCGGAAAGCATCCGAGTCCACCCGGGAGATGGAATTGCTGCTCAGGTCGAttctcttcagcttctctgatgggaaaggaaggaggagatgaatgtttttattccctcctccccatttATTCCCTCCTCCGTGCCCCACTGAAGGGCCAAGGCCCTTTTTTTGCCAGGACTTACTCAGCCCCATGAAGTCCCCAGCCCGGATGGCACCGATGTGGTTGAAGCGGGCATAGAGGTGGGTGGTGTCGGGTGGCAGGGGAGGGATCCGCTCCAGGTTGGCATCATCACAGTAGACAGAAGTGCCaatgcagaggcagagcaggcagctgggatgggctggggaggagaggcagtCCATGGCATAGCATGGTtcccctgtccccccctccccaggatgCAGGGAGATGCGAGGAGCTGCCCCCCCAAGGTGGGGAACACCACGTCTGTAGCACCCAGAGGTCTCACAGCCCCAGAACCTTCACCAGGGAAACAGCCCAGGGCACCTCATCAAAGGGAGGGGCCAGAAACTCCCAGCCAAATTTGATGCTAATTTGTGCTCAGGATCAAATCTCTCCCGTGGGAGAaggggggatgtgggggtgcCAAGCCCAGCAGTGGCACTCATTGCCCCCCAACCCCCTTAGAtcttttctgcagaaggaaatggaaCAAAAGATAACAGTTTGGGGTTGTGCAAAACATCTGTCTCAGCTGCATGAGGGTCCTGGTGAGGTGGGCaggggtggcaggaggggtgAAGTGTTGTTCCCCCCGCAACATGtgctccctctcctctccccagcacccGAGAGCCTCAGCATCCATTCGTGGGGGAGTTCAAAGCAGCAAGGCAACAATTTCCCTTTGCCTCCTACTTAATTTATCCCAGTCCAGAGTGACAGAAAATGAATAAAGATATTTATCCCTCCCTACAGGATTTTAATTGTCACTAATCTAATTGCTACTCTGTCCGACTGTCGCAATACCTCTGCTCATTAAAATGTTGCTGCTTTGCTGGAGCTCTTGTTTCCCAGAAATGTCTCACTGCAGCCCTCCTGACTGCTGGGTGATCAGcctcaccccccagcacccatggggCAGAGCAAATAACTGCTCCTGACAAAGGGATTTGCTCCCCAGCACCTTCCTTGCCAGCCCTTGGTGCTGCACCCAGGGGCCCACACTCACCCTGTGTGGGGATGGGTGCCGGGTGGATGGGGTTGGAGGTGgtcccaggctgcagctttcGGGTTTCAGTCCTGTCACCCACAACTGGGAGATCCATGAGGTCCTTGGGGTGAGGAACCAGGGTGCCAACCTCGATCTGCAAACACAGCCTGGGTGTAAGGGCTggaggggggtggtgggggagTCCTCCCCTCCAGCACAGGAGGCCCTGGTCAAGGGGTCAGGGGCACTGGGTAGGTCTCATGGAAAAGCCAGGACCTCCCCGGAGAGGTCTCTGAACTCAAGATGTCAGGAACCTCCCTTCTTGTCTGCCCTGAGGGATGCAGGAGACCGCATGGCTTCCCACAGCGATGCTCTGGACAGGCACTGACAGGGGATGAGGGAGCCAGAGGTCAGATAAAGCTTCTCTTGTCACCAGCAAGAGCAGATCGAAAAGCTCAGAGCTCAGAGCCTCGTGCAAGAGGCTGATTTTCCAGCTGTGTCTCACCCATCCCTTGGACTGAGCCCTTTTCTTGGGATGCACCTCAGGAAGAGCTGTCTGTCCCCTGCTTCTGTGTCCCCCTCACCTTGGGAGCAAGGTCACCGTAGTTGTAGAGCTCCTCATAGCTGCTCAGGTCCAGGACCACCCCATAGTTGTCCAACATCAGGTCGTAGTTGTCCAGGTCCAGGTTTCCATAGGCTGCAAAGTCAGCTTTTGGCTTCTCTGCCTTCCCCGTGTCCTTCACAGCTGGGACAGCCAGAGTTGTCCCCAGACACACGGTGATGATGCCCAGCCAGGCCAGGGGCCACATCCTGCACCCAGCCAGGGTCACTGCTCTGAGGACAGCACTGGGGACCAGGGTCCTGGTGGGAACAGAGCTCCAGTGCCAGGCAGGACGGGGCTGGGGCCCTGCAATGGTTTCAAGGCAGTGAAAGCAAAGAGGGAGGGGCCCTGgccagccccaggctgcagccGTGGTGGGGACTGGGGGACAAGTGGCCTCTGCTGtcccttttcttttcagccCGTTTCACGCTTGGCTAGGTGGCTGTGCCAGAGAGgcccctgcctgggctgggctgctcctgTTTCCCAGCTTTCCCACCCCCAGGAGGTGGTGAGGGGGTCAAAAGGTGATGAAGGGGCTGGGTCCTGCTCTGTTCCCCCGAGACAGTGGGTGCAGAAGACCCaacccagcagcagccaagcagaaGCCACCCCAGGAGTCCTTTGCTgcactctgctgctctccttgtgCTCTCAAACTCAGCTCCAAACTCTGGGATGCTGCTCTTCAACCTCCAGCATCCTGGCTAAGGATCCCAGCACCGGGGGGACCAGTGGCCACAGGGTCCCTGTGACTCGACCCTGCCCACCAGGGTGCCTGCAGGGCTTGACCCAGACCTGCTGGGGTCCCTTCCCAAAGGGCTCTCACTTccacccatcccaccccagcacccaccgtGCCCCCTGCACTGTAGCATCACCCACCCGTGgcaggccaggctggaggggcTGCACCCCACACCCTCCCATCCATCtctcccaaaccaaacaactcaGCCCgaaattttttctcttcaggctGAGGATGCTGCTCCTCGATTTCTGCAGGTTTCCCACAGATCAAACCTCTATGAGTGCAATGAGCCCCACACAAACACATCCCTGACCCCCtaccccccagccccatggctcaccccagcccagcagggctgtgcttggcactggaggagcagaaggaaggtgTGGATGTGCCCCCTGGGCATGGGAGagccctctctgctcccaggagctgaTGCTCTGGCTGGAGAAAGGCTGAGGGGGTTTCATCCATGGAGGGGGCTGGAAGGGGCTTTACAGAGGGGCctggcctggctgctgctgaggggagggGGTAGGATGTACCAAATCCATCCAGCAGCCCCCCACAGGGACATTCTATTGTCCCCAGAGGTGAGCCAGCCCCATGGTGGCTGTGCTCCCACAGGCTTGGTATGGagctgtggggatggggggCATGCTGGTGTCCCCATCGGTCCTAAGGTGGGAGGCACCCCCCAATTCCCCTTCTGTGCACCCACATCCCCCAGGGTGGGGGGGCTGCTTGCTGCCTGACCTGAAAGGCTTGACTCAAGGGGTGATGTCCCTGCTTCAGCCTCTGGGAGGGGGTCCCAGGGACACCCCAGGGTGGGCACAGCAGTCCCACGGGCTCCTGGCAGGACTGGGCAGCCTTATGCgcggacacacacacacacacacacacacacacacccacgGCTGTAAAAATGTTCTTCTCCTTGGCAGGCAGCTTGCAGcccccacacccacccacccacccactccAGACGTGGCACCCATCTGCTGGTCCTTGTGCTGGGTGGGTGGGGACACCCTGGCAGCCCCCTCATCCgcagggcagccccagcagagccGAGGGGCACTGCTAATTAATCTTCACTAAGCCCCTCATTAGGCAGCTCAGCAGGCACCGTGATGGAGGGGATGTGGCAGCCAGGGGTGTGGGGGTAGGGGGGCATTGCAGCTGCCCCCAGGGCCTTTGCTCCTTGGAGGGGCTGTGGCTGaatcccccttcccttccttcctcagcCCAGGGACTCAGCCTTTGGGTGGCACATtctgccccaggctgggggtgggggggtcagcagcccctgcccctgctcagCAGAGTGGAAACTGCTGCAAAGCAactgcctgggctgggctggagctgaTGGGGGTCCCTGGGGCTGATGGgggtccccagggctgtggggtcCCCGGTTTGCTGCCCTAGAGAAGCAGTCTGTGTCCATCCTTGCACCCACTTCTTCTCCTGTCCCCCAAGTGGCACCTGGGCACCCACACACCTGCACCCATGGTATCACACCAAGGGTGAGTGCAAAGCCCCCTGTGCAGCAAAAAGAGGTCCCACAattgggctggggggggggtgtccccaGCTGCAAAGAGGGGGTTTGGGTTTGAGCAGTAACTCATCCTGCTCCAAGCTGCCCCTCCCTGTATCCAATAGGcccacacccccctccccagctctggggagatCAGCACCCATCATGCTGAGGATGCCCACCTCAGCATCCCCACTTGGCTCCCACTAACAAAAGGTTTCCAGCTTCAGAATGAGGtgggggatgggatggggctTCCCactctcccagcccagctcccactCCCCAGGTAGCTCAGGGGCTGTATgcagggagaagaaaccaacccattccccccctcccccaggctGATTTTCCCAGGGGCTCGTGATTCACACTCCGACCACAAAATAcggtgtctttttttttcttccccaaaacacACACCCCACCACAGCTCCTACCGCCGTGCAGGCTCCCGTGCTCAGCCCCACGCTGCCACCCGTGCGTTCACACCCGCACCCACTGCCACCCACTcccccctcccagtccccctcTGCGCTCATGATTCACTttaagggagggggggaaaaggaggaaaggaagagcagcagggaaaggaggtTTTGGAAGCTGCAGTGATGGGCAGAAAGATGAAGTCGCTGCCTACACCCCTTCTGCTGGTGTGGAAACACACGCACCCCATGCAACCGCAGCCCTGGGGATGGATGTGGGCTCCCTGCTGCGGGTGGGAGAGATGTTTTCCCCCTCTCCAGCTGCCCCCTAAAGGCCCCGTGCTATGCTgctccctgggaaaaaaaaccaaaaaaccaaaacccaaccaaaccaactcACCCTGGGGCTGTTGGGATCTTCCCCGAGAGCAGGAAGGTGACATGGTGACAGCTCAGCCCGGGTTCACGCACCCTACCCCAACACGCAGCTTCTCCCAGCTGGAGGATAACACCCATCAACTGCAGCCACAGCCCcgggagctgcagccctgcctgggctCTCATTAATTAGCAGAGGTGCTCATTAAGCCAGGCCCCTGCTTCATCAGCAagcccccaccagcacctgatGCTCTGCTGAGTCCAACCATCGGTTCAGccaccacccccagcccacccaCCTCATCCTGCCAGGACCCCCGGCGTCTCCCAAGCTCTGACTGTTGGACAGATGGACcctaaaggaagaaaatctggTCCTGagtgaagcagcagctcccacgGGGGAGGAAGATGAGGCTGGATCAGAGAGGAAGGTCCAAGCACGGTGCTGGGTCCCTTGTGaatcattttattttcactgctgCAGAGAGTAGGAGTGAAAATACCATTAAGTTGAAATCAGTCAAGAACTACATATGTCTCTAGATATATCTGTACAGTCTACcagtatatatacatattatatataaatatatacataggGTCTCCGGGTTTAAGGCTGAAACCTGTCGAACCCAATAAAGCCCACTGGAGGAAGATTTGGAGAAGAGATTTTGATTATGAAGCCTGAATTAGCCCAGGGGGGGGTTAATGAACCTTCTGGCAATGGGAGGAAGGGGAACACCCAGCTCACAGGGTCACTGGGAGCATCTGTGTCCCATTCCCAGGGAGGGGGACAAGGTGCCCGTCCCTGTCCCTCCTGGAGAAGGGTCAGTTTTGGTGGCTGAACACAAAGGAGGTAACACCTGGGTTCTTTGGTTTAGTGCTTTAATGCTTATTTCAATTGGATTTCATCCCCCCTCTGATGCTTTGCCTTAAATCTAAATCCTGATAcccaggaagaaagaaaaaatgagaatcCCTGCAAGCCCTAAACCCGGACACCCTATATATGCAGGTACAGCTAGCAAAGAGGGAAGCAATACATGGGAAAACAGGGAGAAggggggataaaaaaaaaaaaaaaaaaaaaaaaaaaaaaaaa belongs to Calypte anna isolate BGI_N300 chromosome 26, bCalAnn1_v1.p, whole genome shotgun sequence and includes:
- the OPTC gene encoding opticin, encoding MWPLAWLGIITVCLGTTLAVPAVKDTGKAEKPKADFAAYGNLDLDNYDLMLDNYGVVLDLSSYEELYNYGDLAPKIEVGTLVPHPKDLMDLPVVGDRTETRKLQPGTTSNPIHPAPIPTQAHPSCLLCLCIGTSVYCDDANLERIPPLPPDTTHLYARFNHIGAIRAGDFMGLKKLKRIDLSSNSISRVDSDAFRLLPSLQELILPQNQLRALPDLPHTITHLDARLNRIPSTGLQPQAFRNLKHLQFLHLSDNQLDHIPTPLPQSLRSLHLQNNNIQTMPEDTFCSSQAPTQIRRELEDIRLDGNPINLSLFPSAYFCLPRLPTGHFF